Within Ipomoea triloba cultivar NCNSP0323 chromosome 9, ASM357664v1, the genomic segment GGGTCTGATCTATATAGATGAAGAAGCAAAGGTTTTTAAAATTGCAGGACAACAAGAAAACTCCAAATTATACTATTGTCGAGATAAGTCAGATTTAAATaatcatatactatatataattatatcaccattttaaaataatattgtcgTGATAAGTCAGATTATATcaccattttaaaataatattgtcgTGATAAGTCAGATTATATcaccattttaaaataatattgtcgTGATAAGTCAGATTTAAATAATCATAtactatatatgattatatcaccattttaaaataatattgtcgTGATAAGTCAGATTATATcaccattttaaaataatattgtcgTGATAAGTCAGATTATATcaccattttaaaataatattgtcgTGATAAGTCAGATTTAAATAATCATAtactatatatgattatatcaccattttaaaataatattgtcgAGATAAGTCAGATTTAAATAATCATAtactatatatgattatatcaccattttaaaataatattgtcgTGATAAGTCAGATTTATAGTGGATCAAATCTTTAAACAAATTTCTAACAGATTTTCAACTATTTAATTGGATATAACTTTATCTCATTAacttctttataattttatctaacTAATTCATCCATAATTAATAAATTcgattataatatttatataaaaaaattaaatgattcatTTGATCCTACTTACcgagaaaaggaaaagaaaatggtAACATTTTGGTAAATATATCAAACTTAAAGTGTAATAGTACAAAACtacaatatgtaatatatagtCTCTATTTGACATGTCTAGTTAATTAAAAAGCTAATAGCTAAGAAGCCAACTAATTGAAAATAAagtatttagtaaaattaattgttgaattagttGTTAAGTATAAAAAGACACAAAAGGATAACTTACGATATtaagattttgattaatgaatggtaaatgatgccaattttgtaaattaataaaaaaaaataagaagaaaaaaagttaaaaagtcaTAAGCTTATTTGAAAATGCTATTTGGGATAACATTTTAGAATAagctactccgtattattttaagtttttcaTGTTTTACtgaacagagcttatagctcaTTAGTAGCCTAAAATAAACAAGCTCTCACAAACAGAGCCCTAGACTACCATAATAACttgcttaaaataaatataaaataataaatgcgTAGTTTCATTATCAATTCAAAATTATGATTAAGATAAATCACATGCACATTTCAAATGTTATTATTTGTACATAAAGTTTACAAAATGTTGGAGAGACTCTTGACCTGTTTTTAGTAACATGACACTACTTAATTGAGGGTGTGCAACATGGGTATTTTCACTTTATGATCCTAAATGTCAAAGGACTAGCTACAAGGATAATGTGAACCTAATTGGTTAGCTATATGCAATCTAGATTGGTTTACCTCATTATGACTTTTTTGTCGGCTAGAGTTACAAGGCACATTTCACCCAAAGAAAGCAAGttttcgtaatttttttttaaaaaattaaaacaaagtgATTAGATGAGTAAATGAAGGATTGCATTTTATGTTGACTTGAGAAAGCCAGAGTCCACCCtttctgtgtattttagttTCAATATAATTAGCCAATTACGTCAATGATTTGTTTAGGAATTTAGGGGCTAAATAATGTTACCAACTTGCAATTTTTTACTTCTTTATCAATGTTATTTCTACACGAAAGGTCatatatatcttcattatttgtTTCTTCTCTCTTTCCTCCCCCCTTCCCGgcctgccccccccccccccccccccccccccacacacacaaaaaataatgCTATAACTAAAATCTTGATTCAATTTCAGCACAAGAGTTAACAAAAGTTTGAAACAAGTAGAAAAGGAAATGTTAAACAATGAACAGNNNNNNNNNNNNNNNNNNNNNNNNNNNNNNNNNNNNNNNNNNNNNNNNNNNNNNNNNNNNNNNNNNNNNNNNNNNNNNNNNNNNNNNNNNNNNNNNNNNNNNNNNNNNNNNNNNNNNNNNNNNNNNNNNNNNNNNNNNNNNNNNNNNNNNNNNNNNNNNNNNNNNNNNNNNNNNNNNNNNNNNNNNNNNNNNNNNNNNNNNNNNNNNNNNNNNNNNNNNNNNNNNNNNNNNNNNNNNNNNNNNNNNNNNNNNNNNNNNNNNNNNNNNNNNNNNNNNNNNNNNNNNNNNNNNNNNNNNNNNNNNNNNNNNNNNNNNNNNNNNNNNNNNNNNNNNNNNNNNNNNNNNNNNNNNNNNNNNNNNNNNNNNNNNNNNNNNNNNNNNNNNNNNNNNNNNNNNNNNNNNNNNNNNNNNNNNNNNNNNNNNNNNNNNNNNNNNNNNNNNNNNNNNNNNNNNNNNNNNNNNNNNNNNNNNNNNNNNNNNNNNNNNNNNNNNNNNNNNNNNNNNNNNNNNNNNNNNNNNNNNNNNNNNNNNNNNNNNNNNNNNNNNNNNNNNNNNNNNNNNNNNNNNNNNNNNNNNNNNNNNNNNNNNNNNNNNNNNNNNNNNNNNNNNNNNNNNNNNNNNNNNNNNNNNNNNNNNNNNNNNNNNNNNNNNNNNNNNNNNNNNNNNNNNNNNNNNNNNNNNNNNNNNNNNNNNNNNNNNNNNNNNNNNNNNNNNNNNNNNNNNNNNNNNNNNNNNNNNNNNNNNNNNNNNNNNNNNNNNNNNNNNNNNNNNNNNNNNNNNNNNNNNNNNNNNNNNNNNNNNNNNNNNNNNNNNNNNNNNNNNNNNNNNNNNNNNNNNNNNNNNNNNNNNNNNNNNNNNNNNNNNNNNNNNNNNNNNNNNNNNNNNNNNNNNNNNNNNNNNNNNNNNNNNNNNNNNNNNNNNNNNNNNNNNNNNNNNNNNNNNNNNNNNNNNNNNNNNNNNNNNNNNNNNNNNNNNNNNNNNNNNNNNNNNNNNNNNNNNNNNNNNNNNNNNNNNNNNNNNNNNNNNNNNNNNNNNNNNNNNNNNGccacacaaaataaaaataaaaataaaaataaaaaactatgtTACTTTCAAATTTACTAATTCATTTGACTTATCTTAATGAATTCTTATATCCAAGCAAAGGTATAATAATCTTGTTTTCTCATgtttggcaaaaaaaaattatggattatgaattgtcaacactttttttttaaatgttttaaagtctataatcatatataattaGAATAGACGGTAAGATATTGACCATCCATAGTTTGTAGAGTATACAGTTTTTCTTAAGTGTCAATTGGTACTTGTGCATTTTGTATCGGGTAAAATCATAATCATATGTTTGATTACATCGGGTGGCAAAATCTGGTATAAAAGGCATTAATGTCATTCCACGCCATAAAATTAAATTCCCATAAAGCTTACAAGATAGTGTTTCATGTTTGTTCTTGCAAATATTTGGGTTTGATTTGTGAGAGAAATCGTGTTGTTGATTTGAGTAGttacttacaaaaaaaattgttatactgaatcaatgataaaaaaaattttaatcgtTACTTATGAAGAAATGTGTAGTACTTATGAAGaaatgtgtaatacttttgatgacaaatgtaatatttttaacttAAAATGTGATAATAGGGGTTGAAATTTACTCATGAAAATTTCAACCCAAATCAGGAATGAAAATTTATGAGATGTTCTCATAATAGATATTGTCATTTTTATATCATACTCACCATCGTATTTCTTTCAATATATGTTTTATTAACAAGATTGATTATGACGCTTAAACCAATTTGTTGGTGAagataaaagttttttttttaaagtacatcACATGTGTCATAGTCTCCTATATTTTTCACTCAATATTTTGATACTTTAACGACTATGTCTGATCTGTTTAAATagagtaaaaattttgaatACACTAACTTTGGGATTGACTGATcacaaataagaattttataatattgataATTGTTAATGGATCAGATTTATCATAAACTAGATAATGCAAGAAAGATAACGGTACAATATTCACAAGACTCAAGGCACGTCAAATGtcggttgttatgccgtggacccaggtccaccttgcaaggtggacctgggtctacattcacatacactatactctagattcacatactctatactctacattcacactttgtaaactccaaattcacacattacaggattatatgtttagtaactatattaccacttatgtattcacacattcaaaactatatattcacaggtcctatactccatattcacaacttgcgaactccacattcacacattacagggctacaagttgctagaacttcttaactctattacagattcacacatgcataactctacattcacgatttctatactccatattcacaatttgaaacctccacattcacacatttctggacaactctacattcacacaatcataaatctacattcacactttgaaacctctacattcacacatttttgggcaactctatattcagcaatatgtttactaaaaaaaaaaaaagacaaaaatgacgtagttttggacccaggtccacagcataattggtttacaaataattaaaaattacaaagaataaaaatcaGGCCAAGAGCCCCATCGGGCTTGCTAAGGGTGGCGTGACAGAGCCAgtaccaacttttttttttctttaaaaagggGAAATGGCCCCTaaattttacaccaaaagtAAATTAGCcacctaagttttttttttttgaaggtaaacgtagctattctattaattcataacataaaacgtttacatcaacaatcaatgaaatggtaaataaTTCCTTatagtcagacatagaaacaacttttctaactatgctatagaaaacttgaatcgcagactgtttcataactaggaagctatgttccttcaaggtgcttaaagcttcatcaaagatctgggtcttcgttatcattcttttttgctcgcccaggataagatcaacacttgccgaaaccaaactaaacgatttatgctaatgataatgaaaagctcgtgaaagtaacgagaggaaaaaaagcccatgaaagtaacgagaggaaaacacaataatagagaaaataaaaagtggtaaagccaaagtagggttgggagttcaagactaccaacacaaaccccaatacatacctactattattttattcaaagggaaagaaaacggaagaagaagatttgTGGCGGTGGTTGGAAGCGGAcagagctgcgacggtggtcgagacgaaagaagagcgagagcaaacgtagaaggtgaccataaccgccggctcaaagctccattagagctccgacCGGAGGCCGGCgatggaagccgaagttgagcagcagagaaaggctttttgttttagagagaaaagggaggcagcgCCACCTAAGTTtttaaaaggtgcaattaaaccttcaaacatgttaaattgaaGCAATGAAGCCTAAGAATCAGTAAATGACttgttattacatgtcattttagttcaaaaatgaAAATCCGACGACTGACGATATCTCGGTTGCTGCCGGTTGTCATCTTCGGCGGAAGGCGGCCTTTCCGACTGGCTTCTCTGGAGAAGGCGTCCAAAACTGGGAGAAGGCGACGACGGCCAGATCTGACCGCCTCCTCTCGGTGAAGGTGACCTTTCTTGTTGCCTACTCCTGAAAAGGCAACCAGTTATGGTGCCTTCTCTGGCAAAGGTGACCTGTAAAGGTCGCCTTCGCTGGAGAAGGCTACCATGTGTTCTATGGTGATGTTTTCCGGTCAATGACAAAAATTTAGTCAGTGGTGTTATTTTACCGATAACTTGTTGGTTACAGGTCAAATGAGAACAAtccatttactttaatttactCATCtcctctccccccccccccccccccccccccccctttctttttttttttttttttttttttNNNNNNNNNNNNNNNNNtccccccccccccctccccctctctattttgttttattttttattttttaatttcatagttTCTGACTACCATGGTCCATGGCAATCAAGGTGAAGCTAGCATGATAGTCATGtggatatatatgaaatttaaaatactatagTCATATCATCGTTCTTTTATGTTTCAAATTGAGCAAAAGTTCtattactatattaataataataacaacaacaataatagtaacaataacaacaataacaataataagaataacaataacacaaacaacaacaacaacaacaacaacaacaataataataataatagtagtagtagtaggcATTGGAATTAGAACTAAATAAATGAGTTGGTATTCAAAAATTTGGTGGCATTCCAATTAGGTATAATTtgttgttaatatattataaggggtaaaaaagattttttttgaaaacgggtaaaaaagatttaattgcataattttttaaagttcaatagcttatttaaaactttttagagtttgataacttaattgtagaatatattttttttaaagaaacaacCGTAATGGATTACTACATTAGAACTGAGACAAAATCATATGGGGACTACGTTCAATACAACTAGTTAACCTCAGAATAGGTCGATGTAACTAACATGTGAGATAGCATATTAGTGTTTGAGTGTTTCTAGCATAAAAGTTGAATGATTTATTTGACTcatatttcaatttattttaagaaTGGTAGAATTGTAGAGAGATCCTGAGATGCAAATGGCATGCGGAAGCACGACGTGGTAGAGTGAAGATCTGGAGAGTGGGGCGGCAGAGGGCCGACACACAAAACCCGTGTGAATCGGAAGGCATTACGTCATCTGAGATCCGGTGGAATTGGGGCTCCACGATGGATGTCGACGGTTTCATTTCATACGATTTTGGGGGGATATGTGTGACGCCTATGAAACCATAAAAGTTTGTCATGCAATTAGTATTATAATGACATAATCGAATATCTTGTGATGTGTAACACACCATTTCCATACCACACTGCACGCTTTATGTGGTAAAAATCATGGAatcatatttacaaattaaaactatGCACATGCATGCAAAGGTGTTGATGAATGTCGAATGATGATTGGTTCATCATATGGACCATTGTTTTTCTTTGTATGACGAGGAAGACTCGCAATTATTATTCGAGAATGTACGTTGGTTAAACCCCACATTATGATCTTAGTCGGCATAGAATCAGTTTAAGTTGTCCACAAATAACTGATTCAAACTATGAAAGTCAATAATTCAATTCACATTGGAGTTGAATTTGTAACTTTGGATGAGTAACTCTCAGTTTACTGTATTGCTTTTCTTTATATTAGGTGAAGTTAGTTGAGAACTTGAGATGAATAGAAATGGGATGAAGTTAGAGTGAGACATATAGTTTACAAATTGAGATTTTTAATCAAACTTGAAGACCTAGCAACCCCTTAgcttgttgaaatttttttattccaaTAGTTAATCCATATACATTTATGTGATAAATGAAGATTCGAATAGTTGTTTCTGTAAAAAGTGTAAGAATGAATccattttgttaaaaaaaaatggagtggGATTCATGATTTAAAATATGCTGTGACATTTTAATGTAAATAATGCGTGCTTGAACAATTtttacatacataaaatatttatctTAAAGCAATGCATGTTTATGTTTAGATTTCCTGATCTATATTCATGTGTATTATATTTAGTGTAAAACAATGTAAGTTTCTTCAACATGTTGCATTTTATCCAAAAGTAATATGTGAAAAACTTTGCATATATACTTACAAAAATGACACCACATTTTTAATGAAATACAAATCTCACTTGTTATCCACCATTTTGCAATGAGTGAATGAGATTTATTTATTCGTATTTTCATATCAACTACctttaatttttacctaatcTCGCTCAATCACATACACATTATTACATACTTTACTTCAATAGTCTGGATGACTTAGTTTGAAAGGAGATTAATTAGTTCCATTGAACTCACTATGAGAGAATTGAAGCTTAAATTACTATATAATTAATGTATGTATTTATCctgtattttcttttgtttcaatttataaatttgttcaCCACTCTATATCAGTATAGACAAGCAcatcaaactttaatttttttctttttttataattaGTTCATCAGTTGATCTGTACTTagagattttgttttttttggtaaagCATAGCATTATGACAAATACTACAGTAAcaacgtaatatatatatagctagtcGTCTGTGAGAGTCAACATCATTTTTGAAAGTTTCTAAAGTGAAAATGATGGTCAATAGTATTCGGCACATCTGTCCTAACATAAAGACCTCCTTCTTCCCATCCCCACATCAAACCAACACTGACAAACATAAAGTACGTGCTTAACATTATTGTAGCTAGCGCCAAACAAAATCATCCAATCCAGACAAACACACTCACCAATACTACGCCTAGTAAATTATATTACTCTATGCGCTGGAAAAATAGTATAAGAATCACATTGTAATTGGCTATTTTGTTGTACAAATATATGTTGGGTATATTTTCAATTTGAgtcgggtcaaagtagattCAGGTTTCTCGTAGTAAGACGAagatattgatatattgtatgctcaaaacggataatgggtgaataagaaattgattGTCAAAGTAAACCTATTTGAGTTGGGAAATAAAAGTGGAAAGGCTTAAAAGTAACTTgtgtcccacattgaaaaaacaAGGGGATTTGTACCACTATATGTACAAAAGCCTTTTAAAGCTACATTAAATTGTATAGCATATATAGAGACTCTTTTTTACACACGGATGCTAATAAAATCACAGAATAAGCTtgaaaaaggcttgactcgatGCTAcgaaattaattctaattttaaattttgagaattaatttccagAGTAATGATTGTTTGTTATATATGAAGGTTACACAAACTGATTTTATTGTCAATTTTAATGCCATGATAAATGCTATTTATCCTCCTTTCTCCTATATCAGCCTGGTTGAGCAACAGATTTTGATATACAACATCTATGTTTTCAGCTCTAAAAACTCTGCTCAACTTCCTCCAAAACCTTCATGTGTTCATCCCGTGTTCTAGTTCGACGAGCTCatttgtttgagtgctcaaacattgAGTCGTATAGTAGTACGTTAAATCCTGAAAAACCTAGGTTACAATACTACTAGCACCAAtaggaggtagcaaataaggttttaaggagataGTGTCTCGCTCGACTCGTACTAACACCCGAAACCTTTCTTTGCTTGTGCTTGTATTGTTTTTCCAGAAATAATCTTTTTTCGTAAGATTATTTCGCTACAATGGTGTGtgcttgtgtgtgtgtgtatagagagagagagagagagagagttcaaAACTCATtaaactaatttttaaaaaatatataaacaagttAAGGTGATTTTTTGTTTAGAGTACACCTTCAGGtaattacaagtttttttttataagtcaAAGATATATACacgataattaattaataacaactcatatatatagatttgcACATATATGATGGATAAAAGCGGATAGAAACTGCATACGCAACACACAATCTTAGTTAAACTAGGATTAGTTAAGGTTTAATTAGTTGAATTATCCTTCTATAGGTAATAGCAATATGAAATCATGGTTGCTCAAACACTTGCAAGCCCCTAAGTTGTTGAAGAGAATATGTTCAAAACTTCAAATAATCTCTCGCTTTAATCTGTTCCTAAAAGACATAATTGATCTGACTTAGACGCACTCGTTCTTTCGCAACTCTTTCTTGCATGCTTTGACCAAATTACATGTCATTCCCAAAGATTATTGAAGGGAACAATGGACATGTCATGCTTAGTCATGGTTGACTTGGAcatgttattttttattgttaattttaattaagtataataattattttaaaaaaagacacAAAATATTCCCAGAAGATTATTGAAGGGAAGAATACAATGGACAAGCCGGAGTTTGACCTTTTCTGAGCAGTTATtagttagaaaaataaataaagggttTAGCTGGGGTGGATAATTGGAGATTATGATTGTTGGGATTCTGATCTGATAGCTCCATCACTAATAAGTAGCATATATGGAGGCATCATATATAGAATATAGTGCAAGCGGCAAATGGAATTTCTTTCACAGCCTAAAACCAAAATATTGACAAATGGCAAACAATTAATTACATgacaatttatttttgtttatttgtttgagtTCATGATCATCTAGCTTAGCTTGCACTCCCCCAAGGCCTGCCTCCGAAGGGTTCAAATCTACACCATTTACCAatacttatattaatattttaactgaaaaaaataaataatgcattttaaaaagtaaaattattagTATCCCATGTCatgatgattttatttaaaaaaatgaaataaataaaaatgcattCTTTCACTCTTTCTACAGAAGTGTATTGATAGGAGTTGTTTTAGTAATTAATCATTGAAAAACGTATGGGTAAACCCTAAAGTGATGGTTGGTTTTGCAGTTATTGAGTAGCCCAACAACGGGCCAACataattgtaaaataatttaagaaaaaaatacgAGAGCAAATTGACAGAGTAATCTCAAGGAAATTGAATTCAGAACTCTATTCAATGTGTCCATTGTTCATTCTAGGATCATCTGAAATATGGTCAGCCTTGACCAGGTGCAAAGTAGGCTCTGTATAGGGCCTttcaatttgtatttatttgacACTACAAATCATGCAAATAAACAAATCATATTACAACAAACAAGCAAATTTGATAATTTGGTGGATAATTTTTCATCatatgcaaagaaaaaaaaatcaaattttaagtaaaattttagaTTATATAATCTCCttgttaaatattttgtattttgacataaattttaatagaaaccatatttttaattatattatatttataatttcataaaagAGAACACccattaattattatcatttcctcaatttttttttaaataccattttctcaataatttcataaataaataaataaatatttatttatttattccccTCCCCCTCTCCAAAAGTCAGTTTTGGTAGCTTTTGCGTGTTGGTTGTACAATAATTGAATCACTGTACTCCCAAATCAAAGTTCTTTAACCAGTGCGTACATACGTACTGTCAAGTGCACAAGCAATCCATAAGTAACAGCTTTTAATTTCCAGCTTTGggtaaaaagaaaataggacATTTTACTGTTTGTACCTTAAGGTATGGTGCTATGCcagaaaatataatttgactTAATAAAGTTTTATCTTTCAATTCCATTCTAAAACTTTGCAActcaattaacaaaataatggGAAGGAAGGGTgatatatggaaattaattaaataatttaaaaaaaaaaaaaaaaaaacgattgCCGGCGTGAGGGTGAGGAGAAAAAGGAGTTTGAGAGATGGTGCATGTGGTGTCTAAACAAGAATAGGTGtagatatataaacaattaaaaccaATGACTTAGCGGCACGAAGTAACTTTGAGCCCTAACGGATTATAATAGGTTGTTCAATATATTCATCAAAACGgaagatcaattttttttttaaaatatgcataaatTATACTAGAATAAGAGTTAAATTAATTagagggtttttttttaaaaaaataatgtttcatATATAAGCCAAGGTGTGGCAGCCATTTGTTGTGAATGTATAGATAGACCATTGAGTTGTGCCTTGCATGTTTCCTATAAGGAAGTAGGAACCAGAAGATATGTTGATGGAAAGAAACAACTTACGATGACAGcctataatactaataatgcaCTTCCTTAGAgtcattaaataattatatatcatcttttaattaaatttcgattcaatataatatatagcaAGTTGGCAACTATCTTCCATTCTTAATTTCATACTCACCCAGATttcagagaagaagaaaaataatgaattGAATTATCATAACAATAGATTAATTACTTAATCAACAGCTATTAATCTAaaacttatcaaaaaaaaatattttaatcatatatatttattaattacaggTAACTTAAGTTACTGTTGACTCATTGTGCTTcacagtaggttgagaaagtagctataaacagactacattgtaacagagtcagtagtactaaaaacaAAGTTACTGTGAGACAATTTTACATaagaatttcttcttcttttttctttttaaaaagacAAATTTTCATTCACAAATCAGCTTTCTTTGTTAGCGTGGCTGTGCACTTTAAAAACTGAACAAATATATTAAGTGTGGTCCATAGTGTAATTTGGAGTTTTCTTCTTGTCCTGCAATTTTATAAACGTTTGCTTCTtcatctatatatacacaccacCCATATATCTCTCTATTCTGATACAAACGAAATCACCAACCCACTGAAAAGACACACAGATCCTTTGCCAAAAGAATTGAGTGAGTTGAACGTGGAAGcagggatgatgatgatgatgaagaaacaACCTAGTTGTGTTCCAAACACACCTCCTTCATCACTAGGTTTAAACAAAGATTCCCAGACAATATCCAAACTGAAGCCCCCCAAGATCCGGATAATTCACATTTTCGCCCCGGAGATCATCAAGACGGACGTGGAGAACTTCCGGGAGCTGGTGCAAAGGCTCACCGGAAAGCCACCGGAGAAGAAAAGAGCGAGGAAGGTCGCGGAGTCGAGAGGCGGCGTAattccggcggcggcggccaaGAAAATGGAGCTCCGAGCTGGGTTCCAACTCACAGCTGGCTTGAGAGAAAAGATCAAAGGAGAAGACGAGATTTGGAGCGGCGCCAACTCCGGCGGCGGTTTCTTGGGCGGTTTGCCGGAGTTTGAGGGATTCATGGAAGAGCTTAACCATATTCCGTTCCCAATACTCCCTTTGGATGTTCCGGTCTACAATCCGGCCGACAACATCGCCACC encodes:
- the LOC116031013 gene encoding VQ motif-containing protein 25-like, producing the protein MMMMMKKQPSCVPNTPPSSLGLNKDSQTISKLKPPKIRIIHIFAPEIIKTDVENFRELVQRLTGKPPEKKRARKVAESRGGVIPAAAAKKMELRAGFQLTAGLREKIKGEDEIWSGANSGGGFLGGLPEFEGFMEELNHIPFPILPLDVPVYNPADNIAT